From the genome of Gilliamella sp. wkB7, one region includes:
- the bamB gene encoding outer membrane protein assembly factor BamB: MKLTKYFFTSVLICSLAGCSLFGGEEEIVQISPSPTVKSQFPIQQIWRNSTSGNTQIYSLLGPASYDNTVYVASRSGQVKAIDLLNGNTIWDVNLSQSTFFSSKTALFSGGVSVDDKYVYIGSERAVVYALDRSNGKVVWEKKVNGEVLARPVSSQDKLIIHSANGILQGLNRNTGEVLWDVTLDTPSLSLRGNSTPTVVHGAAIVGDDSGRVNAYYIKDGQLIWQQRISQPTGSTEIAKLNDVDSTPVVEGNLVYSIGYNGYVAALDLSNGQVVWRKQLGSTHSFAVDSQQIFVVDQDDNVQAITKKGGALDWTQPGLLHRQLTDPVVYQDYIIVGDFEGYLYFLNKDSGEIVAKTQVSNSGLISRPLIVDNKIIVQAKNGDIYAFTKN; encoded by the coding sequence ATGAAGTTAACAAAATATTTTTTTACCAGTGTTTTAATTTGTTCACTTGCGGGATGTTCCTTATTTGGTGGTGAAGAAGAGATTGTACAAATTTCACCTTCACCAACAGTGAAAAGCCAATTTCCTATTCAGCAAATATGGCGAAATAGTACATCGGGAAATACGCAAATTTACTCCTTATTAGGTCCTGCTAGTTATGATAATACTGTTTATGTTGCTAGTCGCAGTGGACAAGTTAAAGCCATTGATTTATTAAATGGTAATACTATATGGGATGTAAATTTATCCCAAAGCACATTTTTTAGTAGCAAAACAGCTTTGTTTTCTGGTGGAGTAAGCGTTGATGACAAATATGTTTACATTGGAAGTGAACGGGCAGTTGTTTATGCCTTAGATCGTAGTAATGGTAAAGTTGTTTGGGAAAAAAAAGTAAACGGCGAAGTACTTGCTCGACCTGTATCTTCTCAGGATAAATTGATTATTCATTCTGCTAATGGCATTTTACAAGGACTAAACCGTAATACCGGTGAAGTGCTGTGGGATGTAACTCTTGATACTCCTTCTTTATCGTTAAGAGGCAATTCAACACCAACGGTTGTTCATGGTGCAGCAATTGTGGGAGATGATAGTGGGCGAGTAAATGCTTACTATATCAAAGATGGCCAACTCATTTGGCAACAACGTATTTCTCAACCGACAGGTTCAACTGAAATAGCAAAATTGAACGATGTTGATTCTACACCTGTTGTTGAAGGAAATTTGGTTTATTCTATTGGTTATAATGGATATGTTGCAGCATTGGATCTAAGTAATGGTCAAGTTGTTTGGCGTAAGCAATTAGGTTCAACACATAGTTTTGCTGTCGATTCCCAACAGATATTCGTTGTTGATCAGGATGATAATGTTCAAGCTATCACTAAAAAAGGTGGTGCACTGGACTGGACCCAACCAGGCCTTTTACATCGTCAATTAACCGATCCAGTTGTTTACCAAGATTATATTATTGTTGGTGACTTTGAAGGTTATTTGTATTTTCTAAATAAAGATAGCGGCGAAATCGTTGCTAAAACACAAGTAAGTAATAGTGGTTTAATATCGCGACCATTAATAGTAGACAATAAAATAATTGTCCAAGCTAAAAATGGTGATATTTATGCGTTTACAAAAAATTAA
- a CDS encoding YfgJ family double zinc ribbon protein gives MPKKIAVNHGQEGICPNCNEKMSNISPQHFSCSKCQQHYIEQYICPICQQSAQMIKGCGSINYICQTDGLISSSKVIFHYLPE, from the coding sequence ATGCCAAAAAAAATAGCAGTTAATCATGGACAAGAAGGCATTTGCCCAAACTGTAATGAAAAAATGAGTAATATTTCTCCTCAACATTTCAGTTGTTCTAAATGCCAACAACATTACATTGAACAATATATATGTCCAATTTGCCAACAAAGTGCGCAAATGATTAAAGGCTGTGGCTCGATCAATTATATTTGTCAAACAGATGGTTTAATATCAAGTAGTAAAGTGATATTTCATTATTTACCAGAATAG
- the ybeD gene encoding DUF493 family protein YbeD, translating into MQQTKLNELLEFPCSFTYKVMGEAKPELVDKVVSVIQRHAPGDYTPSIKPSSKGNYHSVSITINATHIDQIENLYKELGEIDIVRMVL; encoded by the coding sequence ATGCAACAAACAAAATTAAATGAACTATTAGAGTTCCCTTGTTCATTCACCTATAAAGTGATGGGAGAAGCAAAACCAGAGTTGGTTGACAAGGTTGTATCCGTAATTCAACGCCATGCGCCTGGTGATTATACTCCATCTATCAAACCAAGTAGTAAAGGTAATTATCATTCTGTATCGATTACTATTAATGCAACACATATTGACCAAATTGAAAATCTTTATAAAGAATTAGGCGAAATTGATATTGTAAGAATGGTTTTATAA
- the der gene encoding ribosome biogenesis GTPase Der has translation MVPVIALVGRPNVGKSTLFNRLTRTRDALVADFPGLTRDRKYGRAEIKGHEYIVIDTGGIDGTEDGVESFMAEQSLQAIEEADIVLFLVDARAGAMPADHAIAKHLRSRQKATFLVANKIDGIDADIAISDFYGLGLGEIYSIAASHGRGVSSLIETVLEPIFQFKDEQQNNFVNDESSNDLPESYDDLVLDDDDTQSLINQPIKVAIVGRPNVGKSTLTNRILGEERVVVYDMPGTTRDSIYIPMTRDEREYVLIDTAGVRKRGKVTETVEKFSVIKTLQAIEDANVVILVIDAREGVSDQDLSLLGFIINSGRSLVIAVNKWDGLSQDIKEQVKTTLDDRLDFIDFARVHFISALHGSGVGNLFDSIQEAYDCATRRVNTALLTKIMQMAQDDHQPPLVCGRRVKLKYAHAGGYNPPIVVIHGNQVEDLPDSYKRYLMNYFRRSLKIMGSPIRIQFKEGANPFEGRKNSLTASQQRKRRRLMKHVRGRK, from the coding sequence ATGGTACCAGTTATAGCACTAGTTGGTCGTCCAAACGTTGGAAAGTCGACTTTATTTAATCGGTTAACTCGAACTAGAGACGCATTAGTTGCTGATTTTCCCGGATTAACTCGTGATCGTAAATATGGACGAGCCGAAATTAAAGGACATGAATATATCGTCATTGATACTGGCGGTATTGATGGAACTGAAGATGGGGTTGAAAGCTTTATGGCAGAACAATCCCTACAAGCAATTGAAGAAGCAGATATTGTTCTTTTCTTAGTAGATGCTAGAGCAGGCGCTATGCCTGCTGATCATGCTATCGCTAAACACTTGCGTTCCCGCCAGAAAGCTACATTTTTAGTAGCAAATAAAATTGATGGTATTGATGCTGATATTGCTATTTCTGATTTTTATGGGCTAGGATTAGGTGAAATTTATTCAATTGCAGCTAGTCATGGTCGAGGAGTAAGTTCATTAATTGAGACTGTTTTAGAGCCTATTTTTCAATTCAAAGATGAACAGCAAAATAATTTTGTTAACGATGAATCATCTAACGATTTGCCCGAGTCATATGATGATCTTGTCCTTGATGATGATGATACTCAATCACTGATAAATCAACCTATCAAGGTTGCTATTGTTGGGCGTCCAAATGTTGGTAAGTCAACACTAACTAATCGTATATTAGGTGAAGAGCGTGTTGTTGTATATGATATGCCAGGAACAACGCGAGATAGCATTTATATACCAATGACACGTGATGAACGTGAATACGTCTTAATTGATACCGCAGGTGTTCGTAAAAGAGGTAAAGTAACCGAAACCGTTGAAAAATTTTCTGTCATTAAAACATTACAAGCAATTGAAGATGCTAATGTTGTGATTTTAGTTATTGATGCCAGAGAAGGAGTGTCAGATCAAGACTTATCATTACTTGGTTTTATTATAAATAGTGGTCGCTCACTTGTAATAGCTGTTAATAAATGGGATGGCTTATCACAAGACATCAAAGAACAAGTCAAGACGACTCTTGATGATCGGCTTGATTTTATTGATTTTGCTCGAGTACATTTTATTTCTGCTTTACATGGTAGTGGAGTTGGTAATTTATTTGATTCCATTCAAGAAGCTTATGACTGTGCAACGCGTCGTGTAAATACGGCACTACTAACAAAAATAATGCAAATGGCACAAGATGATCACCAACCTCCTTTGGTGTGTGGTCGTCGAGTAAAATTAAAATATGCACATGCTGGTGGCTATAATCCACCAATTGTTGTTATTCATGGTAATCAAGTTGAAGATTTACCTGACTCTTATAAGCGTTATTTAATGAACTATTTTAGACGTTCATTAAAAATTATGGGTTCGCCAATTCGAATACAATTCAAAGAAGGAGCTAACCCATTTGAAGGTCGAAAAAATAGCTTAACAGCATCACAGCAACGTAAACGTCGCCGGTTGATGAAACATGTTCGAGGTCGAAAATAA
- a CDS encoding SrfA family protein — protein MVNTLLRSGDIKDFKMLGHDGKAAYLVAAQIREMFRVKLGKQYADYLAIPQRNDQGNIIDWYIPFDSAQSDGQYDIVPWTSASESEQEEALILLKEFENKVMNLGKQLASNPNLAGDQLLFSRLIYDPKNNIDSTEPNLMAIRFPSNQFVYIVNGKPVITFWGFVYPQTPQNNSPFNCLKSIQQPIPLASTVTEPEVIKKPWWKLWWAWLLGLLLLLLLLLAILGLRGCRQNVDISINHEIAKENNINQLLPADEKQDVKEIKTKDQVIDRQINVINGIKNSSKNLVDANGVPINTEVLGDALNTVDPNAIPNNIENNNGDINQIPDALNNKDDKAGVPNTAETDKKDNLDGSKDEDNKGQIPQESNKDNNSDTNINPDKVDNLTLSPDQIKQGSTKFLDGQWSVSGGIQDKATGKPLQLSYELKDGNGQVTVTRSDGVKCVGQVDSGIQNANLSIGSNNQAICSDNSKYQLPKIQCKSGNNNQADCQGIYDNGTSFPITMKKQ, from the coding sequence ATGGTAAATACTTTACTGCGAAGTGGTGATATAAAAGATTTCAAAATGCTGGGGCACGATGGTAAAGCCGCTTATTTAGTTGCTGCCCAAATTCGTGAAATGTTTAGAGTAAAGTTAGGTAAACAGTATGCTGATTATTTAGCTATTCCACAACGCAATGATCAAGGTAATATTATTGATTGGTATATTCCTTTTGATTCAGCTCAATCTGATGGGCAGTATGATATTGTTCCTTGGACCTCTGCCAGTGAATCAGAGCAAGAAGAAGCATTGATTTTACTCAAAGAATTCGAAAACAAAGTTATGAATTTGGGTAAACAACTTGCGAGCAATCCAAATTTAGCGGGTGATCAATTACTTTTTAGTCGTCTGATTTATGATCCAAAAAATAATATTGATAGCACTGAACCAAATTTGATGGCAATACGTTTTCCTAGTAATCAATTTGTTTATATTGTTAACGGTAAACCAGTGATTACCTTTTGGGGATTTGTTTATCCACAAACACCGCAAAATAATTCACCATTTAATTGTTTGAAATCTATACAACAACCAATCCCTTTAGCATCAACAGTAACTGAACCAGAGGTAATTAAAAAACCATGGTGGAAACTTTGGTGGGCGTGGTTACTTGGTTTGTTGCTTTTATTATTGCTTTTATTGGCAATACTTGGGTTACGGGGGTGTCGACAAAATGTGGACATTTCGATTAATCATGAAATAGCAAAGGAAAATAATATTAATCAACTTTTGCCAGCAGATGAAAAACAAGATGTAAAAGAAATAAAAACGAAAGATCAAGTAATTGATAGACAAATTAATGTTATTAATGGCATCAAAAATAGTTCAAAAAATTTAGTTGATGCTAATGGTGTACCTATTAACACTGAAGTTCTAGGGGATGCTCTTAATACTGTTGATCCAAATGCAATACCAAACAATATTGAAAATAATAATGGTGATATTAATCAAATCCCAGACGCCTTAAATAATAAAGATGACAAAGCTGGTGTCCCTAACACAGCTGAGACTGATAAAAAAGATAATTTGGATGGCTCAAAAGATGAAGATAATAAAGGTCAAATACCTCAAGAGTCAAATAAAGATAATAATTCTGATACTAATATAAATCCGGATAAGGTAGATAACTTAACGTTATCTCCAGATCAAATAAAGCAAGGTTCCACTAAATTTTTGGATGGGCAATGGTCTGTTAGTGGAGGAATTCAAGATAAGGCTACAGGTAAACCATTACAATTGAGTTATGAACTTAAAGATGGAAATGGCCAAGTTACCGTTACTCGTAGTGATGGTGTTAAATGCGTTGGTCAAGTTGATAGTGGTATTCAAAATGCTAATTTAAGTATTGGTAGTAATAACCAAGCTATCTGTAGTGATAATAGCAAATATCAATTACCTAAGATTCAGTGTAAATCAGGCAACAATAATCAAGCTGATTGCCAGGGAATTTATGATAACGGAACTTCGTTCCCAATTACGATGAAAAAACAATAA
- the hisS gene encoding histidine--tRNA ligase: MTDKKIQSIRGMNDLLPTESASWQQIEKIVKGVLNSYGYNEIRTPIVEDTALFKRAVGEVTDIVEKEMYTFNDRNNESITLRPEITAGCVRAGIEHGLFYNQEQRLWYLGPAFRYEKPQKGRYRQFHQFGVEVFGLEGPNIDAELILLTARFWKALGIEQHTSLELNSIGSLEARANYRNALVSFLEQHKDKLDEDCLRRMYTNPLRVLDSKNPVIQDLLDKAPKLFDYLDEESKEHFDGLCRLLDNAGIKYNINQRLVRGLDYYNRTVFEWVTSSLGAQGTVCGGGRYDGLVSQLGGQPTPAVGFAMGVERLVLLVQAVNPSLNCDNSIDIYMISSGDEKTISAAQCIAEQLRDGLPEKRIVTNYGSSNFKKQFAKADKLGAKIAVIIGENEIANQTVTIKNLQNGEQVEVVQTNIIQTCLAIL, from the coding sequence ATGACAGATAAAAAAATTCAATCAATACGTGGAATGAACGATTTACTTCCAACTGAGAGTGCAAGTTGGCAACAGATTGAAAAAATCGTTAAAGGTGTATTAAATAGCTATGGTTATAACGAAATTAGAACACCTATTGTTGAAGATACTGCACTTTTTAAAAGAGCGGTAGGTGAAGTTACAGATATCGTTGAAAAAGAGATGTATACATTCAATGATCGTAATAATGAGAGCATTACTCTGCGTCCTGAAATTACAGCAGGTTGTGTTCGTGCCGGTATTGAACATGGTCTTTTTTATAACCAAGAGCAAAGACTTTGGTATTTAGGACCTGCTTTTCGTTACGAAAAACCGCAAAAAGGGCGTTATCGTCAATTTCATCAATTTGGTGTTGAAGTCTTTGGGCTTGAAGGACCAAATATTGATGCAGAACTTATTTTATTAACAGCTCGTTTTTGGAAAGCGCTAGGTATTGAACAGCATACTTCTCTTGAACTTAATTCAATTGGTTCTCTTGAGGCTCGAGCAAATTATCGTAATGCTTTAGTGAGCTTCCTTGAACAACACAAAGATAAATTGGATGAAGACTGTCTACGTAGAATGTATACTAATCCATTAAGAGTTCTTGACTCAAAAAATCCTGTTATACAAGATTTGTTAGATAAAGCACCAAAATTATTTGATTATTTGGATGAAGAATCTAAAGAGCACTTTGATGGTTTGTGTCGCTTATTAGATAATGCTGGAATCAAATACAATATTAACCAACGGTTAGTTCGTGGATTAGATTACTATAATCGCACCGTTTTTGAATGGGTAACAAGCAGTTTAGGAGCACAAGGTACCGTTTGTGGTGGTGGTCGTTATGATGGTCTTGTTAGCCAACTAGGAGGACAACCTACACCAGCTGTTGGTTTTGCTATGGGTGTTGAGCGTTTAGTTTTATTAGTTCAAGCAGTCAACCCGTCATTGAACTGTGATAATTCAATTGATATTTATATGATTTCGTCAGGTGATGAAAAGACAATCTCAGCAGCACAATGCATAGCAGAACAATTACGAGATGGATTACCTGAAAAACGCATTGTCACCAATTATGGTTCCAGTAATTTCAAGAAACAATTTGCCAAGGCTGATAAGTTAGGTGCTAAAATAGCGGTTATTATTGGTGAAAATGAAATAGCAAACCAAACAGTAACCATTAAAAATTTACAAAACGGTGAACAAGTTGAAGTAGTGCAAACAAATATTATTCAAACTTGTTTGGCTATACTATAA
- a CDS encoding YfgM family protein translates to MSHQLTPEEQFSEIKEFFAKTWKIMVAVIVIGLLAFYGWHYWQSYKVDKSIESSERYEQLIAKLDNSNPDSVNELVAFAKKDDTIYSVFASFNAAKFYVEVLKDYAGAQVLLTDSLKKTDAEPVKAIAYIRIARLQYQQEKYQDSLTSLGKVSEQSWMTIVNDIRGDIFVKMARYSDAVDAYNLALTSSSTNELKTNIKMKLNEAQYLKDKQEEQAIKDKAEQESQGNNVATEESKN, encoded by the coding sequence GTGAGTCATCAATTAACGCCTGAGGAACAATTTTCGGAGATTAAAGAATTTTTTGCAAAAACATGGAAAATAATGGTTGCAGTTATCGTAATTGGTTTACTAGCTTTTTATGGATGGCATTACTGGCAATCTTATAAAGTGGATAAGTCAATTGAGTCATCAGAACGATATGAACAATTAATAGCGAAATTAGATAATAGTAACCCAGATTCTGTCAATGAATTAGTCGCTTTTGCTAAAAAAGACGATACTATTTATAGTGTATTTGCTAGTTTTAATGCAGCTAAATTTTATGTTGAAGTATTAAAAGATTATGCAGGCGCACAAGTTTTACTAACGGATTCTCTAAAGAAAACGGATGCAGAACCCGTTAAAGCAATCGCATATATTCGAATAGCTCGTTTACAATATCAACAAGAAAAATATCAAGATAGTTTAACTTCATTAGGTAAGGTATCTGAACAAAGTTGGATGACTATTGTAAACGATATCCGTGGTGATATATTTGTGAAGATGGCTCGTTATAGTGATGCTGTTGATGCATATAACCTTGCGTTGACTTCATCCTCAACTAATGAGTTAAAAACAAATATAAAAATGAAATTAAATGAAGCACAATACTTAAAAGATAAACAGGAAGAACAAGCAATAAAAGATAAGGCAGAACAAGAGTCACAAGGGAATAATGTAGCAACAGAAGAAAGTAAAAATTAA
- the gss gene encoding bifunctional glutathionylspermidine amidase/synthase, with the protein MSSLSNNKESFGTLLGYAPGGVAIYSSDYETLDSNLYPNDASFRSYSGHEYMGYKWQCVEFARRFLFLNHGIVFTDVGMAHEIFSLRFLRHVINEAILPLQAFANGSKRAPEAGALLVWDDGGFFDRTGHVAIITEVFEDKIRIAEQNVRHTRLPIGQQWTRELAMTRIDGGYQLHDTFDDTTILGWMIQTDNTEHSLPQPNVPNPLLAIHSAHIENESQFDKKWLNELDTLENAYVSATGHAISHDDQYRYFTISESAEQELIRATNELHLMYLHATDKVLKDDSLLINFNIPGILWPRLRLSWQQRRYQMITGRLDFCMDERGFKVYEYNADSASCHTEAGHILDKWAIQAGLNVGVNPSSGLLNSLANCWTHSDAQAFVHIMQDNDSEENYHALFMQTALTQAGFSSKILRGLNGLKWDKRGRLVDDEDRQVTCVWKTWAWETVLEQLREESEAQIAGLPIRTWHPENAVRLIDVLLRPEVSVFEPLWTVIPSNKAILPVLWSLFPNHRYLLESTFELNDSLIKKGYAIKPIAGRRGSDIQLVSSQEQILNKTVGKFAKQENIYQELWCLPKVDDRYLQLCTFTVGGHYGGACLRSDPSLVIKGESDMQPLRVLTDEEFLKQ; encoded by the coding sequence ATGTCATCTTTGTCCAATAACAAAGAATCTTTTGGTACATTATTAGGTTATGCGCCAGGAGGCGTTGCAATTTATTCATCTGATTATGAAACATTAGATTCCAACCTTTACCCTAATGATGCCTCATTTCGCAGTTATTCTGGTCATGAATATATGGGATATAAATGGCAATGTGTCGAATTTGCTAGGCGATTTTTATTTTTAAATCACGGTATTGTATTTACCGATGTGGGTATGGCGCATGAGATATTCTCGTTACGATTTTTAAGACATGTCATTAATGAAGCGATTTTACCTTTACAAGCATTTGCCAATGGCAGTAAACGTGCGCCAGAGGCTGGTGCATTATTAGTTTGGGATGATGGAGGCTTTTTTGATCGTACTGGTCATGTCGCTATTATTACTGAAGTATTTGAAGATAAAATTCGGATCGCTGAACAAAATGTGAGGCATACACGTTTGCCCATTGGTCAGCAATGGACTCGTGAGCTTGCTATGACAAGGATAGATGGCGGTTATCAGTTACATGACACGTTTGATGATACAACGATTCTTGGTTGGATGATTCAAACAGATAATACGGAACATAGTTTGCCACAACCTAATGTACCTAATCCGTTGTTAGCGATCCACAGCGCTCATATTGAAAATGAAAGCCAATTTGATAAAAAGTGGCTAAATGAATTAGATACGCTCGAAAATGCCTATGTATCAGCCACAGGGCATGCAATCAGCCATGACGATCAATATCGTTATTTCACCATTTCAGAAAGCGCGGAACAAGAGTTAATTCGTGCAACCAATGAATTACATTTAATGTATTTACATGCTACTGATAAAGTATTAAAAGATGATAGTTTATTAATTAATTTTAATATTCCAGGAATATTATGGCCAAGGCTTAGACTCTCATGGCAACAGCGTCGCTATCAAATGATCACAGGACGATTAGATTTTTGCATGGATGAACGAGGTTTTAAAGTTTACGAATATAATGCTGATTCAGCTTCTTGCCATACTGAAGCTGGACACATTCTTGATAAATGGGCAATTCAAGCAGGATTAAATGTGGGTGTCAATCCAAGTAGTGGTTTACTCAATTCTTTGGCTAATTGTTGGACACATAGCGATGCACAAGCTTTTGTTCATATCATGCAAGATAACGATAGTGAAGAAAATTATCATGCATTGTTTATGCAAACAGCCCTTACACAAGCAGGATTTAGTAGCAAGATTCTACGTGGACTTAATGGGCTAAAATGGGATAAACGAGGTCGATTAGTTGATGATGAAGATCGACAAGTTACATGTGTTTGGAAAACATGGGCATGGGAAACCGTTCTAGAACAACTACGAGAAGAAAGTGAAGCTCAGATTGCCGGCTTACCAATTCGCACTTGGCATCCTGAAAATGCGGTAAGATTAATTGATGTGCTTTTACGACCAGAAGTGTCAGTTTTTGAGCCTTTGTGGACGGTTATTCCAAGTAATAAAGCTATTTTGCCTGTTTTATGGTCTTTATTCCCAAACCACCGTTATTTATTAGAATCAACATTTGAACTTAATGACAGCTTAATTAAAAAAGGTTATGCCATTAAACCTATAGCAGGGCGACGCGGTAGTGATATTCAATTAGTTAGTAGTCAAGAACAGATTCTTAATAAAACAGTAGGAAAGTTTGCTAAGCAAGAAAACATTTATCAAGAACTTTGGTGTTTACCAAAGGTTGATGATCGTTATCTACAATTATGCACTTTTACTGTAGGTGGGCATTATGGCGGAGCATGTTTACGTTCAGATCCGTCTTTGGTTATAAAGGGTGAAAGTGATATGCAACCATTACGAGTTTTAACTGATGAGGAGTTTTTAAAACAATAA
- the adk gene encoding adenylate kinase translates to MRIILLGAPGAGKGTQAQFIMQKYGIPQISTGDMLRAAVKAGSPLGLQAKSLMDAGKLVTDELVIALVKERIAQSDCSNGFLLDGFPRTVPQADAMKAAGINVDYVLEFDVPDEVIIDRMSGRRIHAASGRVYHIRHNPPKVENIDDVTGESLTIRKDDSEEIVRKRLVEYHDLTKPLISYYQHEAKEGRTQYFRIDGTQPVADVTKELAKILG, encoded by the coding sequence ATGCGAATTATATTATTAGGTGCACCTGGGGCAGGAAAGGGAACCCAAGCACAATTTATTATGCAAAAGTATGGTATCCCACAAATCTCAACTGGGGATATGCTACGTGCCGCAGTAAAAGCAGGTAGCCCATTAGGTTTACAAGCAAAATCACTTATGGATGCAGGAAAACTTGTTACTGATGAGCTGGTAATAGCACTAGTTAAAGAACGTATTGCACAAAGTGATTGCTCTAATGGTTTTTTATTAGATGGTTTTCCTCGTACAGTGCCACAAGCTGATGCAATGAAAGCTGCTGGTATTAATGTTGATTATGTACTTGAGTTTGATGTGCCTGATGAAGTGATTATTGATCGTATGAGTGGACGACGAATCCATGCTGCTTCTGGTCGTGTTTATCATATACGTCATAATCCACCAAAAGTTGAAAATATTGATGATGTTACTGGCGAATCGCTAACTATTCGCAAAGATGATAGCGAAGAAATTGTTCGTAAACGTCTTGTTGAATATCATGATTTAACTAAACCTTTGATTAGTTATTATCAACATGAAGCTAAAGAAGGTCGTACACAGTATTTCCGTATTGATGGAACCCAGCCGGTTGCTGATGTTACAAAAGAATTAGCTAAAATCTTAGGCTAA
- a CDS encoding bifunctional O-acetylhomoserine aminocarboxypropyltransferase/cysteine synthase: protein MKPETIAIHTGYTPELTTHAVAVPIYQTTSYSFDDTQHGADLFDLKVPGNIYTRITNPTNAVLEARVAALEGGVGALAVASGMAAITYAIQAITFTGENIVSVSKLYGGTYNLFAHTLPNFGITTKFAPHDDLVAIEKQIDNKTKAIYCESIGNPAGNIVDIAALADIAHRHGIVLIVDNTVASPALCRPFEFGADIVIHSLTKYIGGHGNSLGGMIVDSGKFPWKDHADKYPMLNQPDPSYHGVSYTETFGTAAYIARCRVIPLRNMGAALSPFNTFLLLQGLETLSLRVERHCQNTLKVAQYLEAHPQVSWVNYAGLSNHPEHQLAIKQMDNGLPAGILSFGIKGGKQAGAKFIDALKLIIRLVNIGDTRSLACHPATTTHRQLNNEELQKAGVSQEMIRLSIGIEHIDDIIADLEQALTAASN from the coding sequence ATGAAACCAGAAACCATTGCCATCCATACTGGCTATACACCCGAATTAACAACCCACGCTGTTGCTGTACCTATTTATCAAACTACTTCTTATTCTTTTGACGACACACAACATGGTGCAGATCTTTTTGATTTGAAAGTGCCTGGAAATATTTATACAAGAATTACGAATCCAACTAATGCAGTACTTGAAGCAAGAGTTGCGGCCCTTGAAGGCGGAGTTGGAGCCTTAGCCGTAGCATCAGGTATGGCTGCCATTACTTATGCAATTCAAGCAATTACTTTTACTGGTGAAAATATCGTTTCAGTTTCTAAACTTTATGGTGGAACGTATAATTTATTTGCTCATACATTACCTAACTTTGGTATTACAACTAAGTTTGCTCCTCACGATGATCTTGTCGCTATTGAAAAACAGATAGATAACAAAACGAAAGCCATCTATTGTGAAAGTATAGGTAATCCCGCTGGCAATATTGTTGATATTGCAGCATTAGCGGATATTGCTCATCGTCATGGTATCGTTTTGATTGTCGATAATACTGTTGCGAGCCCTGCACTTTGCCGACCGTTTGAATTTGGAGCAGATATAGTCATTCATTCCCTCACTAAATATATTGGTGGGCACGGCAATAGTTTAGGTGGAATGATTGTTGATTCAGGTAAATTTCCTTGGAAAGATCATGCGGATAAATATCCAATGTTAAATCAACCTGACCCATCTTATCATGGCGTTTCATATACTGAAACATTTGGTACTGCTGCTTATATAGCGCGCTGTCGTGTTATCCCCTTGCGTAATATGGGCGCAGCATTATCTCCATTTAATACTTTTTTACTGCTACAAGGACTCGAAACATTATCTTTAAGAGTTGAACGTCACTGTCAAAATACCCTAAAAGTCGCCCAATATTTAGAAGCTCATCCCCAAGTTAGCTGGGTAAATTATGCTGGTTTATCAAATCATCCAGAACACCAATTAGCCATAAAACAGATGGATAATGGTTTGCCAGCTGGTATTTTATCGTTTGGTATAAAAGGAGGTAAGCAAGCCGGAGCTAAATTTATTGACGCATTAAAACTGATAATTCGCTTAGTTAATATCGGCGATACTCGTTCATTAGCTTGCCATCCAGCCACCACAACACATAGACAACTTAATAATGAAGAGCTGCAAAAAGCAGGAGTCAGTCAAGAAATGATTCGCTTATCTATTGGTATCGAACATATTGATGATATTATTGCTGATCTAGAGCAAGCCCTTACAGCTGCTTCGAATTGA